In the genome of Colletotrichum lupini chromosome 8, complete sequence, one region contains:
- a CDS encoding FAD binding domain-containing protein translates to MRTSLAGLASIAAMQLGVMADLSNLHLRSGDACIVLSDRLPGKVSYPNSTQYAISNNYWSAPQAEVHPSCFVMPGSTGDVSEIIKTLTSLGAQFTVKSGGHTAFAGGSNIEDGVTIDLARINKVTVSDDRQTVSVGPGNRWYNVSQVLDPLGLAVVGGRVNDVGVSGLILGGGISFFSGEYGWACDNVRNFEVVLASGEIVDASPSENPDLYWALRGGGGSNFGVVTRFDLVAFEQGDVWLYNPIYTLASSSDLVPAFVDLIVDGLPSDHDAHTFFVIANFPGYGDIIANYMYHSKPPVVAEDVPPVFADAIAVPGAVSTTTLVANISTHMINLSEPYGMRKSWSGTSVYLKKGSAQFLQDIIPLWQAHAQDLMAAAGKTNTTLSPLLVYQPISINIIESMQKNGGNALGLAPEDGPLVHIQVTTHWETSKLDCLVEESVAKLIDEIDALAEERGLAAKYIYMNYAGKHQDVYGGYGSENHDHLKKVSENYDPERLLERLWRGYFKV, encoded by the exons ATGAGAACCTCACTCGCCGGACTGGCGTCTATTGCTGCGATGCAGCTAGGCGTTATGGCCGATCTTTCTAACTTGCACCTGAGATCTGGCGATGCA TGCATCGTTCTCTCCGATCGATTACCAGGAAAGGTGTCATATCCCAATTCGACCCAGTACGCCATTTCGAACAACTACTGGTCAGCACCACAAGCTGAGGTTCATCCATCATGTTTCGTAATGCCTGGAAGCACAGGAGATGTTTCCGAGATTATCAAGACTCTCACTTCTCTCGGAGCACAGTTCACAGTCAAGAGCGGTGGTCACACGGCGTTCGCAGGAGGGTCGAATATCGAAGACGGTGTCACCATCGACCTCGCACGCATCAACAAGGTAACTGTGTCAGATGACCGTCAGACCGTGTCCGTTGGACCCGGGAACCGCTGGTACAACGTCTCACAAGTGCTCGATCCATTGGGTCTCGCCGTCGTCGGGGGCAGGGTGAACGATGTCGGCGTCAGCGGGCTTATCCTAGGAGGCGGTATCTCTTTCTTCTCGGGCGAGTATGGATGGGCTTGCGACAACGTGCGTAACTTCGAAGTCGTCCTGGCGTCCGGTGAGATTGTCGACGCCTCCCCGTCTGAGAACCCCGACTTATACTGGGCACTTCGTGGGGGTGGAGGCTCTAACTTTGGCGTCGTGACCCGGTTCGACCTCGTCGCGTTTGAACAGGGAGATGTGTGGCTTTACAACCCCATCTACACTCTAGCTTCGAGTTCAGATCTCGTGCCCGCATTCGTCGACCTGATTGTCGATGGTCTACCATCAGACCACGATGCACACACGTTCTTCGTGATTGCGAACTTTCCAGGCTATGGCGACATCATTGCGAACTACATGTACCACAGTAAACCTCCGGTGGTTGCAGAAGATGTGCCACCCGTCTTCGCTGACGCGATAGCCGTTCCCGGTGCTGTTTCAACAACGACACTGGTGGCCAACATCTCTACTCATATGATCAACCTTTCAGAACCCTATGGTATGCGCAAGTCGTGGTCAGGTACTTCTGTCTACCTCAAAAAGGGCTCGGCCCAGTTCCTTCAGGACATTATCCCGTTGTGGCAGGCTCATGCTCAGGATCTCATGGCTGCCGCCGGCAAAACAAACACAACTCTGTCACCTCTGCTCGTATATCAGCCGATCTCAATCAATATCATCGAGTCGATGCAGAAGAATGGCGGCAATGCCCTCGGGCTCGCGCCTGAAGATGGCCCGCTCGTTCATATTCAGGTCACCACGCACTGGGAGACGTCTAAGTTGGATTGCCTTGTGGAGGAAAGTGTCGCGAAGCTGATTGATGAGATTGATGCTCTGGCAGAGGAGAGAGGCCTTGCAGCAAAGTACATTTACATGAACTACGCGGGCAAACATCAGGATGTCTATGGAGGCTATGGATCCGAGAACCACGACCATTTGAAAAAGGTTTCCGAAAACTACGACCCGGAGAGGTTGTTAGAAAGGCTATGGAGGGGGTATTTCAAGGTATGA
- a CDS encoding acetyltransferase produces the protein MDIQISQATIDDIPEILELTQKARVDMYPHLDEQWRAMKAEQDLATFQKIFFDHPDGAFIVARSENRIIATVGYQHYDYRFPHLTLLPDGVVEVVRLFVVPTWRRGGLASRLVSALEKAAREAGLKQLYLHTHPFLPGAIKFWERQGFVVLDIDRDDAAITEEPSLPKNELNSTMGVLLVDLETSIHALRP, from the exons ATGGATATCCAAATTTCGCAAGCAACGATAGACGACATCCCAGAAATCCTGGAACTCACCCAGAAAGCACGCGTGGACATGTACCCGCATCTGGATGAGCAGTGGCGTGCCATGAAGGCTGAGCAAGATCTCGCAACGTTCCAGAAGATATTTTTCGATCACCCAGATGGCGCCTTTATCGTCGCGAGATCAGAAAACCGAATTATAGCAACGGTTGGATATCAACACTACGATTACCGGTTTCCTCATCTCACTCTACTGCCCGATGGTGTGGTTGAAGTTGTGAGGCTTTTTGTGGTCCCAACTTGGCGGCGCGGCGGATTGGCATCCCGATTAGTTTCGGCTTTGGAGAAGGCGGCGAGAGAAGCAGGCCTGAAACAGTTGTATCTTCATACTCATCCGTTCCTGCCGGGAGCGATCAAGTTCTGGGAACGGCAGGGATTCGTCGTTTTAGATATTGATCGAGACGATGCT GCAATAACGGAAGAGCCAAGTTTGCCGAAGAACGAGCTCAACTCAACGATGGGAGTTTTGCTTGTGGATCTGGAAACCTCGATCCACGCACTGCGGCCATAA